DNA sequence from the Gemmatimonadales bacterium genome:
GGCGCCGGCGAGATCCTCCTCACGTCGATGGACCGGGACGGAACCGGCGCCGGCTACGACCTGGAGTTGCTCGCGGCCGCGGCGGCCGCCGTCTCCATCCCGGTCATCGCCTCGGGCGGCGCGGGACGGCTGGAGCACCTCGCCCAAGCGCTCGAGGCCGGCGCACACGGCGTGCTCGCGGCCACGATCTTCCACTTCCAGGGATCGAGTCTGCCCGAGGCCCGCGAGTACCTCCGGGCCCGCGGCTATCCGGTGCGACCGTGAGCGCGTGGGCATTGCTCGGCGTCACCGCCGGCCTGCTGCTCTCCGCGCCCGCCGCACGCGCCGGCACGGCCGCGGCCCCGTGTATCCGCCCCAGCCGCGCGGCCACCCAGGTGCAAGGAGAGGTCCGCATCTGCCCCGGGCATTACCGCATCGCCGATCCGACGGAGCGTGGCGTGATCATCGCCGCGTCCTCGGGCACCAGCATCGACCTCACCGGCGTGACCCTGGAGAGCGGAGACTCGGTACCTGAGCGCTACGCCGGGATCGGAATCGCAAGCAAGGGGGTGGATGGCATCACCGTGGTCGGCGGGGTCGTGCGGGGATACCGCTTCGGGGTGCGCGTCGAAGGTGGCCATGGCCACCGGATCATCGGGGGAGACCTCTCCGGCAGCCGGGCCCAGCCGCTCCGCTCGTCCGCCCAGCGGGCCGACTCGACCGACCGGCTGGATCCGGCCCGGGTGGAGGCCATCGAACGCTACGGCGGCGCCATCCTGCTGCGCAACACCGTGGGTGCCACCGTCACCGGCGTGACCGCGCGTGACAGCCAGAACGGGATCGGCCTGGTGGAGGCCCGCGACTCATACCTGGCCGACAACACCCTCACCGGCAACAGCGGGTGGGCGATCCACCTCTGGAGCTCGTCGCACAACCTGATCGTGCGGAATGAGGCCACCCGCACGCGACGCTGCCCGACGCCCAGCCTGGCATGCGCCGCCGCGGCCGTCCTCCTCCGCGAGGCCAGCGATTCCAATACGATCACCGACAACGATCTCACCGCGTCGAGCACCGGGGTCCTGGTCACCGGCCAGCCGCCGCTGGCGCATGCCTCGATCGGCAACCTGATCATTCGCAACGACGCGTCGCTCGCCCAGGAGAGCGGCTTCGCCGCGCTGTTCACCTGGAGCGTCACCTTCCTGGAGAACCGGGCCGACAGCGCCGCCGCCGGCTTCCGGCTGATCCGGGTGAGCGCCAGCACCCTCCGGGGCAATACCGTGATCGGCGCGCGGGAATCCGGGATTACCGTCGCCCACGGGAGCGACAACACCATCGAGTCCAACGTGCTGCTGGGCGCGCGCGTGGGGATCCGCGTGGTGGCCCCGGAGAGGGGCGCTCCGGCGAGCCGGGGCTACCGGATCGACGACAACGTGCTGGGCGGCCTGGAGCAGGGGATCGTGCTGGAGGCCACCACGGGCAGCCGGGTTCGCGGAAACCTGTTCGACGGGGTGGGAAGCGGGCTGGTGATCGACTCGGCCGGGCACGGCACCGAGGTCACCGGCAACGTCTTTCTCCGGGCGGCGGGATGGTTCATCGACGCGCCCGATCTGGTCGCCGGAGGAAACTATTGGGCCACCACCGACGCCAACGCGGCGGCCTTGCGGGTCCACGGACGGGTCAGCGTGCTGCCGTGGAAGCCGGCGAGTGCGGCAGGCTATTAGCGAAGACCTGTAGCGCGATCGCGTGCAGCTCGCGCAGGTTGAACGGCTTTCGCGTGCGGTACGGGGTGATGCCGGGAAACGGATCGGGCAGGTCGACCTCGCCGTTGTGGGCCAGCACCAGATACCTGCCGGCGTCGGGACATGCCTCCGCCAGCGCGTGCACGAAGAGCTCCGACGGACCCGCCAGGATGCGTGCCTCCGAGATAATCAGGTCGAAGGGGCATTCGCCGATGCGCCGCATCGCCTGCTCGCCGGTGCGCGCCGCCTCCACCAGATGCCCCTCGGGCGCGAACAGGGCGCTCACCAGCCGCTGCACCACGGGATCTTCGTCCACCACCAGGATTCGCCGGGTGCGAATCCGGCGTTCCGCCGGCTCCGCCTCGCGGAGCTCCGGCGGCGCGGCGTAGGACGGCAGTCTGACCCGGAATTCCGCGCCGCTCTCGGGTGAGGGCTCGTAACTCAACTCCCCCCCGTGCGACTTCACCAGCCCATAGCTCAGCGACAGTCCGAGCCCGGTGCCTTCGCCGGGGCCCTTGGTGGTGAAGAATGGCGTGAAGAGATGGGAGACCAGGTGGGCGGGCACGCCGGGGCCGGTGTCGCGCACCCGGAGGATCGACTCGCCGTCGGTGCGGCTGGTGGCGAGGGTGATGCGGCGCGGCTGGCCCGGCGGCAGACTGCTCACCGCCTGCACCGCGTTGGTCACTAGATTGAGCAGCACCTGCTGCAGCTCGTAGCGATCGCCCAGCACCACCACCGGCTCGCCGCTCAGCGCGGACTCCAGCTCGATACCGTGCAGCTGCAGCTCGTAGACGATGAGGAGCGAGGTTCGCGCCGCCACGTCGTTGAGGTCGACGGCGGCCTTCTCCGGCGCGCCCTTCCGTGCGAACGTCAGCAGGTTCCGCACGATCCGCCCGGCCCGCTCGGCCTGGTCGTGAATCACCCGGAGGTGCTCCCGGGGGAAGTCGGGATGGGCGTCGCGCTCCAGCAGCAGCTCGGCGAGGCCGGCGATCGAGGTCAGCGGGTTGTTGAGCTCATGCGCGACGCCGGAGACCAGCTGGCCGATGGAGGCCATCTTGTCGTTCTGGATGAGCTGCGCCTCCATGATCCGCTGCTCGGTGACGTCCTCCGCCAGGATCACCACCGGGCCGGGCGCCGCCCGCTCGGCCAGCGGAGCGGCGGTGAGCCGGAGCACCCGCTGGGCCCGCTCCAGCCGGACGACCAGGGGCGCGGTCCGCTCGCCGCGGTGGGCCGCCCGGATCAGCTCGTCCACCGTCTCCGAGATGCCGAAGAGCACCTGGCAGAAGCTGCGGCCGACCAGCTCCGCCTCGGGCATGTCGGCCAGCGCCGCGAGCGCGCGGTTGGCCCGGAGGACGGCGTCGCCCGGTCCCACGACGGCGATGCCCTCGGTGAGCGCGTTGAAGGCGGTCTCCCATTCCTCCTTGCTGCGCCGGACCATCTCGTACAGCCGTGAGTTGGCCAGCACCACCGAGGCGTTGGTCGCGACGGTCGAGAGCAGCCAGAGATCCTCGGTGGTAAACTGCCCGCCGCGCCGGTCGGCCACCGCGAGCGCGCCCATGGTGAGCCCCTGGGAGCGGAGCGGTGCCACGGCCGCGGAGCGCACGGTGTGGCCGCCGATCAGGGTCACGGTCGGCGTGGTCACTCCCTGCGCCACCTCGATCCGCTCCCGGCTGATGGCGAACCGGACCAGCGTGGTCTCCGGGTCCTCGCTGGCCTGCCCCAGGAGCGGCTCCAGCGTGCCGGCCGCCCCCACCACCCGGAGCTTCCGGCCCTGCTCGTCGTCCGCCAGGACCACGATGGCGCCGTCCGCCTGGAGAAAGCGTCCGGCGTACTTGGCCACCTGGTCGACGATGCGCTCGAGCTGGATCGACTCGGAGAGCACGTAGCTCAGCTCCTGCAGGGAGAAGAGCTCGCTGATTCGTCGATCGAGCTGGCTGGCGAGCTGCTCGCACTTGTTCTCCGACTCGCGCAGGCGGCGCCGGCCACGGGTGATCGCCATCCAGAAGCTGGCCGAGATGGTCACCACCGCGAGGAGCGGCAGCCACCAGATCCTGCCATTCGAGAGCCAGGCCACCAGCCCGAGGAGCGCGGCCGCCATCGCGTGCAGCGGCACCTCCCATTCCTTCCGCCAGGTGGCCAGCACCACGATGAGCGCGCCGCAGACACCCATCGCCAGGGCAAGCAGGCGGGGGAAGCCTCCCAGGATCGAGGCGATCAGGGCGCTGCCGAGCAGCGCCCAGGCCGCGATGGCGGAGGGAGAGAGGTACCAGCGCTCGTGGGATCGAGGCAGAGGTCAGGGCTCCGGCGAGTCCCGACGGGAGACCCGCTCGCTGATGTAGGCTTCAGGGGGCGCGTTCGGCTTCACCCGGACCGACTTGGCGGGGATGCCGACGTTCACGTGGTACGGGCGGACGTCCTTGGTGGCGACGGCGTTGGCGCCCACCATGCCGTTCCGCCCCACCCGCACGCCGGCCAGCACGGTCGCGTGATAGGTGATGCGCACGTCGTCCTCCAGGATGGTGCGCACGTTGGTGACGTCCTTCTGGTCCACGATGCTGTGGGTGTGGCTGTAGATGTTGGCGAAGTCCGAGACGCTCACCCGGTCGCCCAGGATAATCCCGCCGCGATCATCCAGCAGCACGTAGCGATGGATGACGCAGTCATCGCCCACCTCGAGATTGTACCCGTAGGAAAACTCGACGAACTGAAAGCACTTGAAGTTCCGTCCCACACGGGCAAAGAGGTGCGGCGCCAGGAGGCGGCGGAACCGCACTCCCAGGTGCACGTTGCCACCGCCCAGGGGCGAGCGGTCGAAGCTCTGCCACAACCAGTGGAGCGGCTTGACCCGGGCGTAGCGAACCGGATCGACGTCGGCGTAGTACTCGGGCTCCAGGGTGATGTTGCGCGGGTCGAGACAGAGCAGCGCGGCCCGGGTGCCGGCCGGGGTGGCCGGGTCCTGCAGCAGCGAGTCGTAGTCCGCCACGCCGGGGAAATAGATCTCGAACAGGATGTCCCGGGTGAGGCGGTACCAGTCGGCATCGGGGGCGGCGAGGCGGGCTTTGATGTCGGCCAGCCAGCCGTCGAAGATCTGCTCCGGGGTCTCGGGGAGAGAGACCGAGCGGAGTGGGAGATAAGCCATCGTGGCCTCGGTGGCCGTCGAAGAATTTGCGATCGGATGCAACCGTGCTGAAATGATGATCGGGGGGCGGTGTTGACACCAGTGCCAAACGGGAATAAGGTAGTAGCCATTCTGCTGATAATCATTCTCAACTAGTCTTTGAGGCCGTTGATGCGCACCCTCCTCCCCTGGGTCCTCGCGCTCCTACTGACCGTCCCCCCCCTCGCCGCCCAGGAGGAGGCGAAAGAATCGACCACCATCGGAGGCTACGGCGAGGTCCACTTCACCAACGCCACCGGCCCCGATACCCCCGGCGAGGTCAACGTCAAGCGCTTCGTGGTCTACCTGGCGCACACCTTCAACGAGCGCATCGCCTTCCACTCCGAGCTCGAGGTCGAGGACACCAAGGTGGAGGGGGGCGAAGAGGGCGGCGAGGTGGCCATGGAGCAGCTCTATCTCGACTACACCTTCTCGCCTGTCGTCACCCTCCGCGCCGGCCTGGTGCTCCCGCCCATCGGCATCATCAACGAGACGCACGAGCCACCCACCTTCAACGGCGTCGACCGCCCGCTGCTGGAGCAGGAGGTGATCCCCACGACCTGGCGCGACATCGGGGTCGGGGCCGTGGGTACCCTGCCAGGCTCGTCCGGGCTCAGCTACCGCATCTACCTGGTCAACGGCCTCCTGGCCGAGGGGTTCTCGGCGGAGACCGGGATCCGTGGAGGGAGGCAGGAGGGGAAGGAGGCGAGCTTCGCCAACCCATCGGTGACCGGCCGGCTCGAGTGGACCCGTCCGGGACTCCGGATCGGAGGCTCGTTCTGGTACGGCGGCACCGCCAACCAGAATCCTGCCATCGGCGACGGCGCCTTCGACGCGCCGGTGTTCCTGAGCTCCGCCGACGTCCGGTACGACGTGGGGGCGTTCGCCTTCCGCGGAGTGTTCGCCAACATCCACATCTCCAAGGCCGATCTGATCAGCGTGGCAAACGGCGCGAGCGTGGCCAGCCGGATCACCGGTGGCTACGTCGAGGGGGCCTACAACTTGCTTGCCCAGCTCGCGCCCGCATCGGCCCAGCGACTCAATGCCTTCATCCGCTACGAGAACTACGATACCCAGGCGTCGGTCCCCGACAACGCCGCCAAGGACGATGCGCTCGCGCGCCGGGTGACCACCTTCGGGCTTTCCTACAAGCCGCTCTACAACGTGATCTTCAAGGGCGACTACCAGCTCCGCCGCAACAAGGCCAGTGTGGGCGAGAACGAGGTGCTGGCCCTCGGCGTGGGCTATGAGTTCTGAGGTGGACCGTCACGGCGTTGTGGGGCCTCGATGTCACCGCTATTCTCAACGGCCACATGGATCTTCCGGGGTGTGCTGAGATGCGGGTCCTGCCGGTCCTCGTGCTTTCGCTGCTGGTGGCCCGGGCCTCTGCGGCTCAGTCGGCTCCCCCCGGGAAGCTGGCCAAGTCGATCGAGCGGGTCTACGGCAAAGGCGCCATGATCGACAGCATCCGGGTCGACACCACCACGGTGTTGCGCATCTCGGGGGCTGGCGCGCTGCTCGGCTTTGCTGAGGTGCGGAACGTGAAGGGCAAGGACCAGCCCATCACCTATCTGGTCGCCATCGATCCGGAGGATCGCCTCAAGGACATCGACATCCTGGTCTATCGGGAGCCGCACGGCGGAGAGGTGGCCTATGACTCGTGGCGGAAGCAGTTTCGCGGCAAGACCACCGGCGCACCGCTGCAGGTCGGGAAGGACATCCGCAACATCTCCGGAGCCACCATCAGCTCGAATGCCGTGACCCGGAGCGTCCGGCAAGCCTTGGCGGAGCTGACCGGCTGGCATCAGTCCGGAAGGCTCAAGTGAGCTGGCGCCGAATGCCGGCGCCGATCCGAGCGCTCGGCCGATGGATCACCATCATTCAACTGGTGGGCTACACGACCTCGTTGCTCTTCGTTCACCATACCACCGGTATGACCCCGGCCGGCGTCGCCGCCCATTACCGAGGAAACGGCGCCGACTCCGCGGGCAGCGAAGCGGAGATGGAGTTTCCCAAGTCGTTCACGGAGATGCTCACGATCACCCACACCCATCTCTTGAGCATGGCGGTGATCTTCGTCCTGAGCGGGCTGGCCCTCGCGCTCTGCGAGTGGCCATCCGAGGCGTGGCGGCGGACGCTGATCGTGGAGCCGTTCGTGGCGCTTCTGGTATCGTTCTCCGCGATGTGGCTCATGCGGTACGTCGATGGCCGGTTCAGTTGGCTGCTCGCGGCGTCCAGCGCGCTCATGGCGATCACGTTTTACGTCCAGTCGCTTCTGGTGCTGCGGGAGCTGGCGCGGCCGGCGGAGCCCGCATGAGGCGGCGTCGGTTTCTCGGGATGCTGGGCGCCGGCCTCATCGGCGTGCTCCCGGGCGCACTGCCGGCTGCCGTGCGCCGCGGGGCTGCCCGCCGCACGGGCGAGCGTCTGGTCGAGCGCTGGTCCTGGGCGATGGGCCAGCCGGTGCACTTGCAGCTCTTCGCCGCGGATGAGGCCGCCGGTTACGAAGCTGCGCAGGCCGCGCTGGCCGAGCTCTGGCGGGTTGAGCACGCGCTCTCGGGGTTCGACGACTCCAGCGATCTCTGCGAGTTGAACCGGCGTGCCGGGCGGCCGGCGATCAGGGTCGGGTCGGACCTGGCGGAGGTGCTCGTCGCGGCACTCGGTTTCGAGCGGGCCACCGCGGGGGCATTCAATCCATCGGTCGAGCCGCTGATGCGTGCCTGGGGCTTCCATGCGTCACGAACCCGGGAACCCACCGCGCCGGAGATCGCGGCGGCCCGGCGCGTGGTTCAGGCGACTCGGGTAGTGGTGGATGGGGATCGCGTGGAGCTGCCGAGCCGGGAGAGCAGGCTCGACCTGGGCGGGATCGGGGTGGGCTATGGGCTCGACCGGGCGGTCGCGGTGCTCAGGCGGGCAGGGGTGCGTCGGGCCATGCTGGACATCAGCGGCGACTGCTACGCGCTCGGCGCGCCGCCCGGGGAACCGGGCTGGCTGGTGGAGGTCGCCGATCCCCGCCCGGGTCGCGGCATGCTCGCGGCGACCCGCCTCAGCGATGCGGCGCTCGCCACGTCATCCAACTCCGTCTCGGTGGTCCGCTACGGGCGCGCGGTGTGGGGCCACGTCATGGATCCGTCGACCGGCTGGCCGGCAGACGCGTTGGCTCAGGTGTCGGTGGTGGCCCGGAGCGGGCTCGAGGCCGATGCCCTCTCGACCGCCATGCTGGTGTCAGGCGCGCCGGCACCGGGCGTGCTCCGGAGCTTCACCCTCTGATGCCTCAGCGGGTGCTGTCGGCGGCCGCCGTGTCGCGCACGTCGGCGCGGGCCCGGAGCGCCACCCGCGCGCGCTCGCGATCGAGCTGCCGCTGCTTGGTGGTCCAATCGCCCGAGGTCACACCGTTGTAGGAGACGGTGAACGAGTCGTCCACGGGCAGGTCCTGCTCGAACAGAAAGACGCCGCTCACCTGCTCGCGCACGTCCAGCTGCTGGCCGGTGAACCGGCCCGAGAACGGCACGATGCCGAGCGGGCGGAAGATGCGGTTCCGTACCCCGACGGTGAGGGTCTGGGGATCGAACCGTGCGTTGGTGCGCTGGCCGAAGAAGGTCACCAGCGCGAGCCCGGGTCGCGAGACCCCCGCCATGGAGGCGACCGAATCGATCGCGGCCCGCCGCGACTGAACCAGGCTCTGGAGCGACTCCCAGGAGTCTTTCGCCAGCAGCCGGGTGACCCGCTGATCGAGCGGAACGAAGCGCACCTCGATGTCCGGCGTGACCACCCGCAGCGCGAGATCGTTCTGGGTCAGCGACCCGTAGCCCGGCGGCGGAAGCCGGCTCGAGGCCGGGCCGGCCGCCTGAGCGGCGACGGCCGACGCGCCGATCGTGCCTGCCGCCAGCCAGCCTCCCAACCACCGCAGCGGGATCCTCATTGCTCTCCTCCCAGGGCTGCCAGAACGCTCGCGGCGAGATCCGCGATGCCGGAGTGTGACCTGCTGCTGGTGAGCTGGATCTGCTCTTCGGGGATGCCCAATGCAGCCGCGATCTCCCGCACATGCAATTGCTGGGCCGACCGGGTCAGCTTGTCTCCCTTGGTGAGCACGGCCAGCACCGGCCGGCCGCTCTCGCTCAGCAGGTCCTGCATCTCCAGGTCGTCGCTCGACGGATGGTGGCGGGCATCGAGCAGCC
Encoded proteins:
- a CDS encoding FAD:protein FMN transferase, which encodes MRRRRFLGMLGAGLIGVLPGALPAAVRRGAARRTGERLVERWSWAMGQPVHLQLFAADEAAGYEAAQAALAELWRVEHALSGFDDSSDLCELNRRAGRPAIRVGSDLAEVLVAALGFERATAGAFNPSVEPLMRAWGFHASRTREPTAPEIAAARRVVQATRVVVDGDRVELPSRESRLDLGGIGVGYGLDRAVAVLRRAGVRRAMLDISGDCYALGAPPGEPGWLVEVADPRPGRGMLAATRLSDAALATSSNSVSVVRYGRAVWGHVMDPSTGWPADALAQVSVVARSGLEADALSTAMLVSGAPAPGVLRSFTL
- a CDS encoding NosD domain-containing protein encodes the protein MSAWALLGVTAGLLLSAPAARAGTAAAPCIRPSRAATQVQGEVRICPGHYRIADPTERGVIIAASSGTSIDLTGVTLESGDSVPERYAGIGIASKGVDGITVVGGVVRGYRFGVRVEGGHGHRIIGGDLSGSRAQPLRSSAQRADSTDRLDPARVEAIERYGGAILLRNTVGATVTGVTARDSQNGIGLVEARDSYLADNTLTGNSGWAIHLWSSSHNLIVRNEATRTRRCPTPSLACAAAAVLLREASDSNTITDNDLTASSTGVLVTGQPPLAHASIGNLIIRNDASLAQESGFAALFTWSVTFLENRADSAAAGFRLIRVSASTLRGNTVIGARESGITVAHGSDNTIESNVLLGARVGIRVVAPERGAPASRGYRIDDNVLGGLEQGIVLEATTGSRVRGNLFDGVGSGLVIDSAGHGTEVTGNVFLRAAGWFIDAPDLVAGGNYWATTDANAAALRVHGRVSVLPWKPASAAGY
- a CDS encoding FMN-binding protein; the encoded protein is MRVLPVLVLSLLVARASAAQSAPPGKLAKSIERVYGKGAMIDSIRVDTTTVLRISGAGALLGFAEVRNVKGKDQPITYLVAIDPEDRLKDIDILVYREPHGGEVAYDSWRKQFRGKTTGAPLQVGKDIRNISGATISSNAVTRSVRQALAELTGWHQSGRLK
- a CDS encoding acyltransferase, which codes for MAYLPLRSVSLPETPEQIFDGWLADIKARLAAPDADWYRLTRDILFEIYFPGVADYDSLLQDPATPAGTRAALLCLDPRNITLEPEYYADVDPVRYARVKPLHWLWQSFDRSPLGGGNVHLGVRFRRLLAPHLFARVGRNFKCFQFVEFSYGYNLEVGDDCVIHRYVLLDDRGGIILGDRVSVSDFANIYSHTHSIVDQKDVTNVRTILEDDVRITYHATVLAGVRVGRNGMVGANAVATKDVRPYHVNVGIPAKSVRVKPNAPPEAYISERVSRRDSPEP
- a CDS encoding ATP-binding protein, whose protein sequence is MGVCGALIVVLATWRKEWEVPLHAMAAALLGLVAWLSNGRIWWLPLLAVVTISASFWMAITRGRRRLRESENKCEQLASQLDRRISELFSLQELSYVLSESIQLERIVDQVAKYAGRFLQADGAIVVLADDEQGRKLRVVGAAGTLEPLLGQASEDPETTLVRFAISRERIEVAQGVTTPTVTLIGGHTVRSAAVAPLRSQGLTMGALAVADRRGGQFTTEDLWLLSTVATNASVVLANSRLYEMVRRSKEEWETAFNALTEGIAVVGPGDAVLRANRALAALADMPEAELVGRSFCQVLFGISETVDELIRAAHRGERTAPLVVRLERAQRVLRLTAAPLAERAAPGPVVILAEDVTEQRIMEAQLIQNDKMASIGQLVSGVAHELNNPLTSIAGLAELLLERDAHPDFPREHLRVIHDQAERAGRIVRNLLTFARKGAPEKAAVDLNDVAARTSLLIVYELQLHGIELESALSGEPVVVLGDRYELQQVLLNLVTNAVQAVSSLPPGQPRRITLATSRTDGESILRVRDTGPGVPAHLVSHLFTPFFTTKGPGEGTGLGLSLSYGLVKSHGGELSYEPSPESGAEFRVRLPSYAAPPELREAEPAERRIRTRRILVVDEDPVVQRLVSALFAPEGHLVEAARTGEQAMRRIGECPFDLIISEARILAGPSELFVHALAEACPDAGRYLVLAHNGEVDLPDPFPGITPYRTRKPFNLRELHAIALQVFANSLPHSPASTAAR